A genomic segment from Bryobacteraceae bacterium encodes:
- the csb2 gene encoding type I-U CRISPR-associated protein Csb2, producing the protein MPRSLLIWVQLHDRRYHGRPEWPPSPARLFQALVAGAAEGSLQPNHVAALEWLETLDPPSIWYPHARNGQQFQSFVPNNDLDAVGGDPARIADVRAAKTIQPRLTAGDALFCYEWSYTPGESGESFATGVAHIAEALYQFGRGVDMAWARAELIDETESRTRAESWSGTIHRPSPGGAGDPLPCPAQGSLFSLIQRHQGVGNRFRLERHGRTARQLFSQPPKARFRQVPYDSPCSRRTYAIHAADSNERIPWPLRHAHSLAVSVRDAIVSRLINAVPELESIVNAAIIGRKADGSNDGPAAERVRILPLPSIGAQYTNQQIRRIVIEVPPACRLRPGDVHWACSGLEFPGPISESRVYLQPDDDPRIPAYYGIGASRPHRTWRTVTPAALPIQAARRRIDPSRIHDEPKPGSERAAEESRAAAAVVQALRHAGVPARAESIRVQREPFDGRGLRAEAFAAPPRFNKERLWHVAVTLSEPVSGPVVIGDGRFLGYGIMRHDPAPPNLFAFAVESGLTDLARPEEIARALRRALLARVQQTLGPGKQMPSYFSGHEPDGSPARGEGSDHVFCIFDPSASRILILPPHVVAGTPVSPTEKTHLATLESALLGFDELRAGVSGLLRLRPSPVELATDPLFKPSAIWKSSTDYVVTRHAKTAGPEGALLADIQAECCRRNLPESAAHIHQLCGVPRLGLTASLTLTFPRPISGPILLGKTRHLGGGLFSPEP; encoded by the coding sequence ATGCCGCGAAGCCTGCTCATCTGGGTCCAACTCCACGACCGCCGCTACCACGGCCGCCCGGAATGGCCCCCCTCCCCGGCCCGCCTCTTTCAGGCCCTTGTCGCCGGTGCCGCCGAAGGCTCTCTGCAGCCCAATCACGTCGCTGCGCTCGAATGGCTCGAAACGCTCGACCCGCCCTCCATCTGGTATCCCCACGCCCGCAACGGGCAGCAGTTCCAGTCCTTCGTTCCCAACAATGACCTCGATGCCGTCGGCGGCGACCCCGCCCGCATCGCGGATGTCCGCGCCGCCAAAACCATCCAGCCTCGCCTCACCGCCGGCGATGCCCTCTTTTGCTACGAATGGTCCTACACTCCCGGTGAATCCGGCGAATCGTTCGCCACCGGCGTGGCCCACATCGCGGAGGCGCTCTACCAATTCGGTCGCGGAGTCGACATGGCTTGGGCCCGAGCCGAGTTGATCGACGAAACCGAATCCCGAACCCGCGCCGAGTCCTGGTCGGGCACCATCCACAGGCCTTCGCCCGGTGGCGCCGGCGACCCTCTTCCTTGTCCCGCTCAGGGCTCGCTGTTCAGCCTCATCCAAAGGCATCAGGGAGTCGGCAACCGGTTCCGTCTCGAACGCCACGGCCGAACGGCCCGCCAGTTGTTCTCCCAGCCCCCCAAGGCCCGCTTCCGCCAAGTCCCCTACGATTCGCCATGCTCCCGCCGGACGTACGCCATCCACGCCGCGGATTCCAACGAACGAATCCCGTGGCCTCTGCGGCATGCCCACTCACTCGCCGTCTCCGTCCGCGACGCCATCGTCTCTCGGCTGATCAACGCAGTTCCCGAACTCGAATCCATCGTCAACGCCGCAATCATCGGCCGCAAGGCCGACGGCTCCAACGATGGACCCGCCGCCGAGCGAGTTCGCATCCTGCCGCTCCCCTCCATCGGCGCTCAGTACACGAATCAACAAATCCGCCGTATCGTCATCGAAGTCCCTCCGGCGTGTCGGCTTCGCCCCGGTGACGTGCACTGGGCCTGCTCCGGCCTTGAGTTTCCCGGCCCCATCTCGGAATCGCGGGTCTACCTCCAACCCGACGACGATCCGCGAATCCCCGCCTACTACGGCATCGGTGCCAGCCGCCCCCATCGCACCTGGCGCACTGTCACCCCCGCCGCCCTCCCCATCCAAGCCGCCCGCCGTCGCATCGACCCCTCCCGTATCCACGACGAACCAAAACCCGGCTCTGAACGAGCCGCCGAGGAATCCCGCGCCGCCGCCGCCGTCGTCCAGGCCCTCCGCCACGCTGGCGTCCCCGCCCGCGCCGAATCCATCCGTGTCCAACGCGAACCCTTCGATGGCCGCGGCCTGCGCGCCGAAGCCTTCGCCGCGCCCCCGCGCTTCAACAAAGAACGCCTCTGGCACGTCGCCGTCACTCTGAGCGAACCCGTCTCCGGCCCCGTCGTCATCGGCGATGGCCGCTTTCTCGGCTACGGCATCATGCGCCATGACCCTGCGCCGCCCAACCTCTTCGCCTTCGCCGTCGAAAGCGGACTCACCGATCTCGCCCGCCCCGAAGAAATAGCTCGCGCGCTTCGCCGCGCCCTACTCGCTCGCGTTCAGCAAACCCTCGGACCGGGCAAACAGATGCCCTCCTACTTCTCCGGCCACGAACCCGACGGCTCTCCCGCACGCGGCGAAGGCAGCGATCATGTCTTTTGCATCTTTGATCCGTCCGCCTCCCGCATCCTGATCCTCCCGCCCCACGTTGTCGCCGGCACGCCTGTTTCGCCCACTGAGAAGACCCACCTCGCAACACTTGAGAGCGCACTACTTGGTTTCGACGAACTCCGCGCCGGTGTGTCCGGACTTCTCCGCCTTCGCCCGAGCCCAGTCGAACTCGCCACCGACCCCCTTTTTAAGCCCTCCGCCATCTGGAAGTCCTCCACTGACTATGTTGTAACCAGGCACGCCAAGACAGCCGGACCCGAAGGCGCCCTCCTCGCCGACATCCAGGCCGAATGCTGTCGCCGCAACTTGCCGGAATCCGCGGCCCACATCCACCAACTCTGCGGAGTGCCCCGCCTCGGCCTCACCGCCTCCCTCACCCTCACCTTCCCCCGGCCCATCTCCGGCCCCATCCTCCTCGGCAAGACAAGGCACCTCGGCGGAGGCCTCTTCTCCCCCGAACCCTAA
- the msrA gene encoding peptide-methionine (S)-S-oxide reductase MsrA codes for MTLTPAAGWRTLAAALLALFGSHARAAGDFPDPAVDQKPATGSQTAVLAGGCFWCTEAVFEIMEGVTDVVSGYSGGAKDTAKYDIVSTGRTGHAEAILVTYDPARTTYGELLKIFFAVAHDPTTLNRQGNDIGPQYRSAIFYANEEQKRIAEAYIAQLNEAHVFAKPIVTQVVPLDKFYTAEGYHQDYARGNRSNPYIVHVSDPKVAKLKKQFPGCVRKK; via the coding sequence ATGACGCTCACCCCCGCTGCCGGTTGGCGCACTCTCGCCGCTGCCCTGCTCGCCCTATTCGGATCGCATGCCCGCGCCGCCGGCGATTTCCCCGACCCCGCCGTCGACCAAAAGCCCGCCACCGGCTCCCAGACCGCTGTCCTCGCCGGCGGCTGCTTCTGGTGTACCGAAGCCGTCTTCGAGATCATGGAGGGTGTCACCGATGTCGTCTCCGGCTACTCCGGCGGCGCCAAGGACACTGCCAAGTACGACATCGTCTCCACCGGCCGCACCGGCCACGCCGAAGCGATCCTCGTCACCTACGACCCCGCCAGGACCACCTACGGTGAACTCCTCAAGATCTTCTTCGCCGTCGCCCACGACCCCACCACGCTCAACCGCCAAGGCAACGACATCGGTCCCCAGTACCGCAGCGCCATCTTCTACGCCAATGAAGAACAGAAGCGCATCGCCGAAGCCTACATCGCGCAATTGAACGAAGCGCATGTCTTCGCAAAACCCATCGTCACGCAAGTGGTGCCGCTCGACAAGTTCTACACCGCTGAGGGCTACCATCAGGACTACGCTCGTGGGAATCGCTCGAATCCCTACATCGTCCACGTCTCGGATCCCAAGGTCGCCAAGCTCAAGAAGCAATTCCCGGGCTGCGTCCGCAAGAAGTAG
- a CDS encoding Rrf2 family transcriptional regulator — MFSQTTEYALRAVVWLSESPDEPQTTIDIAAATQVPAGYLSKVLQALGRAGIVRGSRGKYGGFELTRPAASMTILEIVNAVDPVRRIEQCPLGLASHRGTLCPLHRKMDDALASIESSFREVTLAELSRGAAGVRPLCETACAGKGA; from the coding sequence ATGTTTTCGCAGACCACCGAGTACGCACTTCGCGCTGTTGTCTGGCTTTCCGAGTCGCCCGACGAGCCACAGACCACGATCGACATCGCCGCAGCGACACAGGTTCCGGCCGGATACCTCTCGAAAGTGCTGCAGGCGCTGGGCCGGGCGGGGATCGTGCGGGGGTCGCGGGGCAAGTACGGCGGCTTCGAGTTGACGCGGCCGGCCGCGTCGATGACGATTCTGGAGATCGTGAACGCCGTGGACCCCGTGCGGCGGATTGAACAATGCCCGCTCGGGCTGGCATCGCATCGCGGGACGCTGTGTCCGCTGCATCGCAAAATGGACGACGCGCTGGCGTCGATCGAGAGTTCATTCCGGGAAGTGACGCTGGCGGAGCTTTCGCGCGGCGCGGCGGGAGTTCGTCCGCTGTGTGAGACGGCCTGCGCCGGAAAGGGGGCGTGA
- a CDS encoding AsmA-like C-terminal region-containing protein, protein MKKILIPLFVLLLLLLAALAGSGFLISALLTGSGKDALIAALSARAGVPIEVDSAEFDVRTWYQLNPALRLEGVRVGNPAGFAGQWLLTTRGMSARVALKPLWNNQIQVESLHLTEPVLAFEKNRQGISNLEAFSQTVTSGQSQQTPPAASAGATLSVAEFIVDGAAIHLRDTTIDSVDLRLEDFAPGQPCRAKIRAGIGVGSDLVFEGRLGPFGSEALPLEGNLRLNLALSSIPEPTRRREFGELLADPGRAARIAVQSDLKGDLYGSLAGPARLTLRDVMAGRDGVEKLRLDGEVPMQASISKALSTPLYDLRIRNGALRMGEGEWKGNLDVLLVGGVVRGKSSGAIRNVDLDRFLTAFTRAAGRVQGVFALENYTLRFGGKDAAAIRESLAGSGTASVEKGRLKELDMLAAIRAALEGAKAPGGDTEFSRLDAKLEIGGQRMRFPELTMSGPAIQATGSGSITFAQALDFRLSTIVRGRAAELLGRKASENAPAEAAVPMRIGGTVAKPAVYPDIGKLARQTGAEYAERVIREKVLTEGVKEKVREKLKGFEIPLPFGGRKKE, encoded by the coding sequence GTGAAAAAGATTCTCATCCCCCTCTTCGTTCTGCTACTGCTCCTCCTCGCTGCCCTCGCTGGATCCGGATTTCTGATCAGCGCGCTCCTCACTGGCTCCGGCAAGGACGCCTTGATCGCCGCCCTCTCCGCCCGCGCCGGCGTGCCCATCGAGGTCGACTCGGCCGAGTTCGACGTCCGCACTTGGTACCAGTTGAACCCGGCCCTTCGCCTTGAGGGCGTACGCGTCGGCAACCCCGCCGGATTCGCCGGCCAGTGGCTTCTCACCACCCGCGGCATGAGCGCGCGTGTGGCTCTCAAACCCCTTTGGAACAATCAGATACAAGTCGAGTCGCTACACTTGACGGAGCCCGTCCTCGCCTTTGAGAAGAACCGCCAGGGCATCAGTAACCTGGAGGCCTTCTCGCAAACCGTCACGAGCGGCCAGAGCCAGCAGACCCCTCCCGCCGCATCCGCCGGAGCCACGCTCTCCGTTGCCGAATTCATCGTCGACGGCGCTGCCATCCACCTCCGAGACACCACAATCGACTCCGTGGACCTCCGCCTTGAGGACTTCGCTCCTGGCCAGCCCTGCCGAGCCAAGATTCGAGCCGGAATAGGAGTCGGATCCGACCTGGTCTTCGAAGGCCGCCTCGGGCCCTTCGGTTCCGAAGCCCTCCCCCTCGAAGGCAACCTCCGCCTCAACCTCGCCCTTTCCTCAATCCCGGAGCCCACCCGCCGCCGCGAATTCGGAGAACTCCTTGCCGACCCAGGCCGCGCCGCTAGGATCGCCGTTCAGTCCGACCTCAAAGGCGACCTCTACGGTTCGCTCGCCGGACCCGCCCGCCTCACCCTGCGCGATGTCATGGCCGGCCGCGACGGCGTCGAAAAGCTCCGCCTCGACGGCGAAGTGCCCATGCAGGCCTCCATCAGCAAGGCCCTCTCCACGCCTCTCTACGATCTGCGCATCCGGAATGGCGCGCTCCGCATGGGCGAGGGCGAATGGAAGGGCAACCTCGACGTGCTCCTGGTCGGAGGCGTGGTGCGCGGCAAGTCCTCCGGCGCCATCCGCAACGTCGATCTCGATCGCTTTCTCACCGCATTTACCCGCGCCGCCGGCCGTGTCCAGGGCGTCTTCGCGCTCGAAAACTATACGCTCCGCTTCGGCGGCAAGGACGCTGCGGCGATTCGCGAATCACTCGCCGGATCCGGAACCGCCTCCGTCGAAAAAGGCCGTCTCAAGGAACTCGACATGCTCGCCGCCATCCGCGCCGCGCTCGAAGGCGCCAAGGCGCCGGGCGGCGACACCGAATTCAGCCGCCTCGACGCGAAGCTCGAAATCGGCGGTCAACGGATGCGGTTCCCCGAACTCACCATGTCCGGACCCGCCATCCAGGCCACCGGCTCCGGCAGCATCACCTTCGCCCAGGCGCTCGACTTTCGCCTCTCGACCATCGTTCGCGGTCGTGCCGCCGAACTCCTCGGCAGGAAGGCCTCCGAAAACGCACCCGCCGAGGCCGCCGTCCCCATGCGCATCGGCGGTACCGTCGCCAAGCCGGCCGTGTATCCCGACATCGGCAAACTCGCCCGCCAGACCGGCGCGGAGTACGCCGAGCGCGTCATCCGGGAGAAGGTCCTCACGGAGGGCGTGAAGGAGAAGGTGCGCGAAAAGCTCAAGGGCTTCGAGATCCCGCTGCCGTTCGGAGGCAGGAAGAAAGAGTAG
- a CDS encoding alpha/beta hydrolase — protein sequence MKLRGFALGIATATLLAGQTPTRPNLPAGAQADWDIAYAPHPETHLDVYRPPGAAGKRPGVIVIHGGGWRGGTKEAVVPTFCVPYLEHGFVVFNVEYRLAKAAKAPAAVEDALDAAQWVFKNASRYGVDRKKILVTGGSAGGHLALMVGMTPKSAKLGKPANVAAIVNFYGITDVGDQLTGPHQRAYAVEWLPEQDGRFDLARRVSPITYVRRGLPPVITVHGDADKTVPYEHGANLTKALREAGVDAELLTVAGGGHGFPPERLKEIYPDVFDFLARHGIAGSR from the coding sequence ATGAAACTCCGAGGGTTCGCGCTGGGAATCGCGACAGCCACGCTCCTCGCCGGGCAGACTCCTACCCGCCCGAACCTCCCCGCCGGCGCCCAGGCCGATTGGGACATCGCCTACGCCCCCCACCCGGAAACGCATCTCGACGTCTACCGCCCCCCCGGCGCCGCCGGCAAGCGCCCCGGTGTGATCGTCATCCACGGCGGCGGCTGGCGCGGCGGAACCAAGGAGGCTGTTGTCCCCACGTTCTGCGTCCCCTACCTCGAGCACGGCTTCGTCGTCTTCAACGTGGAATACCGGCTCGCCAAGGCGGCCAAGGCTCCGGCCGCTGTCGAAGACGCCCTTGATGCCGCGCAGTGGGTCTTCAAGAACGCCTCCCGCTACGGCGTCGACCGTAAGAAGATCCTTGTCACCGGCGGCAGCGCAGGCGGGCATCTCGCTCTCATGGTCGGCATGACGCCGAAGTCCGCCAAACTCGGCAAACCGGCGAACGTCGCCGCCATCGTCAACTTCTACGGCATCACCGACGTCGGCGACCAGTTGACCGGACCCCATCAGCGCGCCTACGCCGTCGAATGGCTCCCCGAGCAGGACGGCCGCTTCGACCTCGCCCGCCGCGTCTCGCCGATCACCTACGTCCGCCGCGGTCTCCCGCCCGTGATAACCGTGCACGGCGACGCCGACAAAACCGTTCCCTACGAGCATGGCGCTAATCTCACCAAGGCGCTCCGCGAGGCCGGCGTCGACGCGGAGCTGCTCACCGTCGCCGGCGGCGGCCACGGCTTTCCGCCCGAAAGGCTCAAGGAGATATACCCCGACGTGTTCGACTTCCTCGCCCGGCACGGAATCGCGGGGAGCCGTTGA
- a CDS encoding type II toxin-antitoxin system prevent-host-death family antitoxin yields the protein MDGVASTLLRNISDAKAELSNLIERALNGEEIIIAKAGKPVVRLVAYSGPAHPRKPGALKNRIRIAPDFDTLPPDIAEAFGAAEPTVPAHGTGL from the coding sequence GTGGATGGAGTAGCGAGCACTTTGTTGCGGAACATCTCGGATGCCAAGGCCGAGTTGTCCAACCTCATCGAGCGGGCGTTGAACGGCGAGGAAATCATTATTGCGAAAGCCGGAAAGCCGGTGGTTCGTCTTGTAGCCTACTCCGGTCCGGCGCACCCTCGCAAGCCCGGCGCGCTGAAGAATCGGATTCGCATCGCGCCGGATTTCGACACGCTGCCACCAGATATCGCCGAGGCATTCGGAGCCGCCGAGCCCACGGTGCCGGCCCACGGCACCGGCCTCTAG
- a CDS encoding ABC transporter permease, translated as MTIAETLRAGMQALAANRTRTVLTALGLLIGNASVILVVTISLTSRELILEQIRGIGSNMIYAYYESGGMTARNVDADYLKFADVEAVRRELGPRIVAATGVITNSDRLVIGGREEDVKVIGSDEHYATVRNLVLLAGRFLDASDVTLRQKVVLLTERLAKKLYGSPGAAVGRTLKLFGLQFTVAGVFREKTDSYGQTELAGETALVPVTVIRYFTPVERVDPLYVQARSLEDVRPVTELVKGILEARHRAGAKYTVENLAAILDTASQITAILTLVLILVAAIALVISGIGIMNIMLVTVTERTREIGLRMAVGASRRDVLAQFLFESVLISVAGGLLGIAVGIAIPAVARQFAEGIAVPVSWIAVGVAFAVSFGVGIVFGMIPANRAARLNPTEALRWE; from the coding sequence ATGACGATCGCGGAAACGCTACGGGCGGGCATGCAGGCGTTGGCGGCGAACCGCACGCGGACAGTGTTGACGGCGCTGGGGCTGTTGATCGGCAACGCGTCCGTGATTCTGGTGGTGACGATTTCGCTGACGTCGCGAGAGCTGATCCTGGAGCAGATTCGGGGGATCGGCTCCAACATGATCTACGCCTATTACGAGAGCGGCGGGATGACCGCGCGGAACGTGGACGCGGACTATCTGAAGTTCGCGGATGTGGAGGCGGTGCGGCGGGAGTTGGGTCCGCGGATTGTGGCGGCGACGGGGGTGATTACGAACTCGGACCGGCTGGTGATCGGCGGGCGGGAAGAGGACGTGAAGGTGATCGGGTCCGATGAACACTATGCGACGGTGCGTAACTTGGTATTGCTGGCGGGACGATTTCTGGACGCTTCCGATGTTACTCTTCGGCAAAAGGTGGTGCTGCTGACGGAGAGGCTGGCGAAGAAGCTGTATGGGTCGCCGGGGGCGGCGGTGGGGCGGACGCTGAAGTTATTCGGGCTGCAGTTTACGGTGGCGGGTGTATTCCGGGAGAAGACTGACAGTTATGGGCAGACGGAGCTGGCGGGGGAAACGGCGCTGGTTCCGGTGACGGTGATTCGCTACTTCACACCGGTGGAGCGGGTGGATCCGCTGTATGTGCAGGCACGGTCGCTGGAGGACGTGCGTCCGGTGACGGAACTGGTGAAGGGAATCCTCGAGGCGCGGCATCGGGCGGGGGCGAAGTACACGGTGGAGAACCTGGCGGCGATACTCGACACGGCGTCGCAGATCACGGCGATTCTGACGCTGGTGCTGATTCTGGTGGCGGCGATCGCGCTGGTGATATCGGGGATCGGAATCATGAACATCATGCTGGTGACGGTGACGGAGAGGACGCGGGAGATCGGGCTGCGGATGGCGGTGGGTGCGTCGCGGCGAGACGTGCTGGCGCAGTTTTTGTTCGAATCGGTGCTGATCAGCGTGGCGGGCGGGCTGTTGGGGATCGCGGTTGGGATCGCGATTCCGGCGGTGGCGCGGCAGTTCGCCGAGGGGATTGCCGTGCCGGTGTCGTGGATCGCGGTGGGGGTGGCGTTCGCGGTGTCGTTCGGGGTGGGGATCGTGTTCGGGATGATCCCGGCGAACCGGGCGGCGCGGTTGAATCCGACGGAGGCCTTGCGATGGGAGTAA
- a CDS encoding type II toxin-antitoxin system VapC family toxin encodes MKILLDTHILLWWLLDDPKLTERARALVADRDNIVFLSAVTRWEIQIKKDLKKIEIPADFDDVVAEQGFEDLALNHEHLARLRDLPAAHRDPFDRMLIAQALAMGVRFLTADENCRAYGDVVEYVG; translated from the coding sequence GTGAAGATCCTGCTCGACACTCACATCCTTTTGTGGTGGCTGCTCGACGACCCGAAACTCACCGAGCGGGCACGGGCGCTGGTGGCGGACCGCGACAACATTGTTTTCCTGAGCGCCGTGACCCGGTGGGAGATCCAGATCAAGAAGGATCTCAAGAAGATCGAAATCCCGGCCGATTTCGATGATGTCGTGGCGGAGCAGGGCTTCGAGGACCTGGCGCTGAATCACGAGCACCTGGCGCGCCTGCGCGATCTTCCAGCGGCGCATCGCGACCCGTTCGACCGGATGTTGATCGCGCAGGCGCTCGCGATGGGGGTTCGGTTTTTGACCGCGGATGAGAATTGCCGGGCGTATGGCGACGTGGTCGAATACGTCGGGTGA
- a CDS encoding tetratricopeptide repeat protein — translation MSAVLIAAAVALAAQPGGLDRARELYQHTEYGAALNAIGPPTTPAETLLAGQAAFQLEDYKLATTHLEKAVELEPGNARAHHWLGKTYGRRAETASFFSAPGLASRCRREFERAVELDPANLDALADLFEYYLEAPGFLGGGRDKAADAARRLGRANGARGENALARMAEKDKKFDEAERHWKRAAELEANEPGRIADVARFLARRGRMAESDEWFEKARKLTPEKPAVWYAQAETWIEAKRNAAEARALLERYIASKALTPDDPTRTEARRLVGRAK, via the coding sequence ATGAGCGCCGTACTGATCGCCGCCGCGGTGGCCTTGGCCGCGCAGCCGGGAGGGCTCGACCGGGCGCGGGAGTTGTATCAACACACCGAGTACGGGGCAGCGCTGAATGCGATCGGGCCGCCGACGACACCGGCGGAGACGTTGCTCGCCGGGCAGGCTGCGTTCCAGCTCGAAGACTACAAGCTCGCGACGACGCATCTGGAGAAAGCGGTGGAACTCGAACCGGGCAACGCGCGGGCGCACCATTGGCTGGGAAAGACGTACGGGCGGCGAGCGGAGACGGCGAGTTTCTTTTCGGCGCCGGGATTGGCGTCGAGGTGCCGACGCGAGTTCGAGCGGGCGGTGGAGTTGGATCCGGCGAACCTGGACGCGCTGGCCGATTTGTTCGAGTACTACCTGGAAGCTCCGGGGTTCCTCGGCGGGGGGCGGGACAAGGCAGCGGACGCGGCGCGGCGGTTGGGGCGGGCAAACGGAGCGCGAGGAGAGAATGCACTCGCACGGATGGCGGAGAAGGATAAGAAGTTCGACGAAGCGGAGCGACACTGGAAGCGGGCGGCGGAATTGGAAGCGAACGAGCCGGGGCGGATTGCCGACGTGGCGCGGTTTCTGGCGCGGCGCGGGCGGATGGCGGAAAGCGATGAGTGGTTCGAGAAGGCGCGGAAGCTGACGCCGGAGAAGCCGGCGGTCTGGTACGCACAGGCAGAGACGTGGATCGAGGCGAAGCGGAACGCGGCGGAGGCGAGGGCGCTGCTCGAACGCTACATCGCGAGCAAGGCGCTGACGCCGGACGACCCGACGAGGACCGAGGCGCGGCGGCTGGTCGGCAGGGCGAAATGA
- a CDS encoding terminase family protein yields MNPPPESPTTTLTHPIPLRRAPDHALPRPTQPARVLATPPDPPPLLRPSASPTQRASGGALHRRSRRSRRLRPPQPPLSLDPTQAAILSADPHRVLVCCTRQWGKSTTAAIKALHHALTVPASLTLLASRTLTQSSELLRKIAAFARPLQVRTARAPGHDASLQFPNHSRIIALPGDPASIRGLSAASLLIVDEAGFVSDPLYHALRPTLATTNGAVWLLSTPNGPRGFFFDEYNSTNDWTRFEVNAYDCPRISAEFLEEEKRKLGPARFEQEYMCRFSAQAGSFFDLGSFHTAPLPGLHDPERADEPRYIVGFDLGQRDSHSAVVVLEMVDINSQQRDPVTWEWVVSRQVYVRGVERFPLNISYPDTARMLKKVIDDLPSRRYAHLMIDYTGSGAPFYDVLNRLGHIGCDVDKLCLIAGGRVSWKANKYLPVQ; encoded by the coding sequence TTGAACCCGCCGCCGGAGTCCCCAACCACAACGCTGACGCACCCGATTCCCCTTCGCAGGGCGCCTGACCATGCACTTCCGCGCCCAACACAACCCGCGCGCGTCCTCGCCACCCCTCCGGACCCGCCTCCTCTACTCCGGCCGTCGGCCTCTCCAACTCAGCGCGCCTCAGGCGGCGCCCTCCATCGCCGTTCCCGCCGATCCCGTCGCCTTCGCCCGCCACAACCTCCTCTTTCCCTCGACCCCACCCAGGCCGCCATCCTCTCCGCCGACCCCCATCGCGTCCTCGTCTGCTGCACGCGCCAGTGGGGAAAGTCCACCACCGCCGCCATCAAGGCGCTCCATCACGCGCTTACCGTACCCGCGTCGCTAACCTTACTCGCCTCACGCACCCTCACGCAGTCTTCCGAGTTACTCCGCAAAATCGCCGCCTTCGCCCGCCCGCTGCAAGTACGAACCGCGCGCGCCCCTGGTCACGACGCGTCTCTCCAGTTCCCCAACCACTCCCGCATCATCGCCCTCCCCGGCGACCCCGCCTCCATCCGCGGGCTCTCCGCCGCCTCCCTCCTCATCGTCGACGAGGCCGGTTTCGTCTCGGACCCCCTCTACCACGCCCTCCGTCCCACTCTCGCCACCACCAACGGAGCCGTCTGGCTCCTCTCCACGCCCAACGGTCCCCGCGGCTTCTTCTTCGACGAATACAACTCCACCAATGACTGGACCCGCTTCGAAGTCAACGCCTACGATTGCCCCCGCATCTCCGCCGAGTTCCTCGAAGAGGAGAAGCGCAAACTCGGCCCGGCACGCTTTGAACAGGAGTATATGTGTAGGTTCTCCGCGCAGGCGGGCTCTTTCTTTGATCTCGGATCCTTCCACACGGCCCCGCTTCCCGGCCTTCATGACCCCGAGCGCGCCGACGAGCCTCGTTACATCGTCGGCTTCGATCTCGGCCAGCGCGATTCTCACTCCGCCGTCGTTGTCCTCGAAATGGTCGACATCAACAGCCAGCAGCGCGATCCGGTCACCTGGGAATGGGTCGTCAGCCGCCAGGTCTACGTCCGCGGCGTCGAACGCTTCCCGCTCAATATCTCTTATCCGGATACCGCCCGCATGCTCAAGAAGGTCATCGACGATCTCCCCTCCCGCCGCTACGCGCACCTCATGATCGATTACACCGGCAGCGGCGCGCCCTTCTACGATGTCCTCAACCGCCTCGGCCACATCGGCTGCGATGTCGACAAGTTATGCCTCATCGCCGGCGGCCGCGTCTCCTGGAAAGCCAATAAGTACCTCCCCGTGCAGTAA